One stretch of Pyrenophora tritici-repentis strain M4 chromosome 4, whole genome shotgun sequence DNA includes these proteins:
- a CDS encoding Trichoplein multi-domain protein: MAQHYIRAQDVYNIDKKGFLIRVTGRSKRVFSKQKYETGGFKKVIQDGNRDWITVIAAICANRSTLPPAIIYEATSGNITHTLQPLDVVMFKPLAAAYSLSLQHYLQASHGLLADSSFIKKHALKAFKATGIAPIDPEVVLKKFRKSTLTAPPPLVNVSRATITNLINQAYDPSSIAANNLSEILLRLQAAKEIAEYEKDALRAALHVHQKPRNRHEPPLDLQQRKAQLVKEKEKEKELLDKIELKEAKENNRIYQLKIKEAARAAREEAKKVRDEAKAVKAAELDAKRRDRDAAKAIQQP, from the exons ATGGCTCAGCACTATATTCGGGCGCAGGATGTATATAATATAGATAAGAAGGGATTCCTTATTAGAGTAAcggggaggagtaagagagtGTTTAGTAAGCAGAAATATGAGACTGGGGGCTTTAAGAAAGTGATACAGGACGGCAACAGAGATTGGATCACTGTTATCGCTGCTATATGTGCTAATAGGAGTACGTTACCGCCCGCGATTATATACGAAGCTACTTCGGGCAACAT TACCCAtacgctgcagccactcgatgtggtaatgttcaaacctctagcagccgcgtactcactcagcttgcagcactacctccaggcgagccacggtctcttagct GACTCCTCTTTTATTAAGAAGCACGCGTTGAAGGCAtttaaagccactgggatagctcctatagatcccgaagtagtacttaaaaagttccgaaagtcaacactaacagcaccgccgccactagtgaacgtgagtagagctactatcacgaacctcattaatcaggcctacgatccgagctctattgcggccaacaacctctcagaaatactcctccgcctccaggctgccaaagagatcgccgagtacgagaaggacgcactgcgcgcggcgctacaCGTTCACCAGAAGCCCCGCAATCGGCACGAACCTCCCCTAGATCTACAGCAGCGAAAAGC gcagctagtgaaggagaaggagaaggagaaagagctacttgataagatagagttgaaagaggcaaaggagaacaacaggatctatcaacttaagatcaaagaggcagcgcgggcggcgcgtgaggaggcaaagaaggtgcgggatgaagccaaggctgtaaaggctgccgaacttgacgccaaacgacgcgatcgcgacgctgcaaaggctatacaacaaccctag
- a CDS encoding DUF1742 domain containing protein, which produces MENIWHHRRVAENASKACWICYKPTTSVLITPNNKDFFYICAGHLSDRGFCLPEADEAKRVEEEKKKDELDREIEAIKELSKTKDQAQAEIGPRIYQLNKNFYQMRLDKLRNVEIAKRNRERLSNPANFPSVPSGNP; this is translated from the exons ATGGAGAATATATGGCATCATCGTCGTGTGGCGGAGAATGCTTCCAAGGCCTGTTGGATATGCTACAAGCCTACCACGAGCGTTCTGATCACACCCAACAACAAG GATTTCTTCTATATCTGCGCTGGGCATCTTTCAGATCGAGGATTCTGCTTACCAGAAGCCGATGAGGCAAAGAGAGTcgaggaagagaagaaaaaGGATGAGTTGGATCGTGAGATCGAGGCA ATCAAAGAATTGTCCAAAACCAAAGACCAGGCTCAGGCTGAAATTGGTCCCCGCATATACCAACTCAACAA GAACTTTTATCAAATGAGGCTAGACAAGCTGCGGAATGTGGAAATTGCTAAACGAAACCGCGAGAGGCTGAGCAATCCTGCAAACTTCCCTTCAGTACCCAGTGGCAACCCATAG
- a CDS encoding TatD, Mg-dependent DNase — protein MASPAQLRYIDVGINFTDPIFRGEYHGTQRHEDDFEDVIQRALDAGCKKFMVTGSNLAESKHAVEIAKAHPGLCYATVGVHPCSAKHFDTHSGGPSELLSALKALAIEAKNAGHAVAFGEIGLDYDRLFLTAKEPQLKYFEAQLEIAIDVQLPLFLHSRAASEDFERLLTAKLDQLPKRGLVHSFTGTLEEMQRLVDLGFDIGVNGCSMKTDENISVVKQIPLSRLQIETDGPWCEMRPSHASAKYLSDAPPLPKAVKKEKWAKGMMVKGRNEPATIPHVAYAIAKIKEISVEEVCDAAWANSIKMFGLGETTS, from the exons ATGGCATCTCCAGCGCAGCTTAGATACATCGAT GTCGGTATCAACTTTACAGACCCCATTTTCCGAGGCGAGTATCACGGGACCCAACGCCACGAAGACGACTTTGAAGACGTCATTCAAAGAGCTTTAGACGCTGGCTGCAAGAAGTTCATGGTAACGGGTTCTAATCTCGCGGAATCGAAACATGCGGTTGAGATTGCAAAAGCACACCCAGGCTTATGCTATGCTACTGTTGGTGTACACCCTTGCTCAGCAAAACACTTCGACACGCATTCTGGTGGTCCATCTGAACTTCTTTCTGCCCTCAAAGCCCTAGCTATAGAAGCTAAAAACGCAGGTCATGCTGTGGCGTTTGGAGAAATTGGTCTTGATTACGACCGCTTGTTCCTTACAGCAAAGGAGCCGCAACTGAAGTACTTTGAAGCACAACTGGAAATTGCCATTGACGTGCAACTACCACTCTTCCTTCACTCTCGCGCTGCGAGCGAGGACTTTGAGAGGTTGTTGACTGCAAAGCTTGACCAGCTGCCGAAGAGAGGCCTTGTGCATAGCTTCACCGGAACGTTGGAAGAGATGCAACGGCTTGTTGATTTGGGGTTCGATATTGGTGTTAATGGATGTAGTATGAAGA CGGACGAAAACATCTCAGTCGTCAAACAAATACCCCTCTCACGTCTACAAATCGAGACCGACGGTCCATGGTGCGAGATGAGACCCAGCCACGCATCAGCCAAGTACCTCAGCGACGCACCTCCTCTACCAAAGGCAGTGAAAAAGGAGAAGTGGGCCAAGGGCATGATGGTCAAGGGACGAAACGAGCCAGCCACTATCCCCCACGTTGCGTACGCGATTGCAAAGATCAAGGAGATCAGCGTGGAGGAGGTTTGCGACGC TGCATGGGCAAACTCGATCAAGATGTTTGGGCTTGGAGAAACGACTTCTTAG
- a CDS encoding NuoB, NADH:ubiquinone oxidoreductase subunit and related Fe-S oxidoreductase: MFSTTRSAASMALRAKPATALMPFRAGSAAFLSSSSSDRATMKTPATIPGNPGTPPPMKKARVEVPLPSQEGKKGAMQYALTTLDQVANWARQSSLWPMTFGLACCAVEMMHLSTPRYDQDRLGIIFRASPRQSDVMIVAGTLTNKMAPALRQVYDQMPDPRWVISMGSCANGGGYYHYSYSVTRGCDRIVPVDIYVPGCPPTAEALMYGVFQLQKKMRHTKITRMWYRK, translated from the exons ATGTTTTCGACGACACGGTCTGCGGCCTCAATGGCTCTGCGAG CCAAGCCCGCGACGGCGTTGATGCCCTTCCGCGCCGGAAGCGCTGCTTTCCTGTCTTCGAGTTCGTCCGATAGAGCGACCATGAAGACTCCCGCGACAATTCCCGGCAACCCTGGAACGCCACCACCCATGAAGAAAGCGCGAGTTGAAGTGCCATTACCGAGCCAGGAGGGAAAGAAGGGTGCTATGCAATACGCATT GACGACACTCGACCAAGTAGCCAACTGGGCTCGTCAGAGCTCTCTCTGGCCCATGACCTTCGGTCTCGCATGCTGCGCCGTCGAGATGATGCACTTGTCTACCCCAAGATACGACCAAGATCGTCTTGGTATCATTTTCCGTGCTTCTCCCCGACAGTCGGACGTCATGATTGTAGCCGGAACCCTCACAAACAAGATGGCACCTGCGCTGCGACAGGTGTACGACCAGATGCCCGACCCCCGCTGGGTTATTTCCATGGGCAGCTGCGCAAACGGAGGAGGATACTACCACTACAGCTACTCTGTCACAAGAGGATGTGACAGGATTGTGCCGGTGGATATCTACGTACCTGGCTGCCCACCTACCGCCGAGGCGCTCATGTACGGCGTTTTCCAGCTACAGAAGAAGATGAGGCATACCAAGATCACCAGGATGTGGTACAGGAAGTAG
- a CDS encoding Sedlin-N domain containing protein produces MSGRVPSIACIGVIGKHNNPLHISLFPAEERAPLEFQFLLSSCLDIFEARLPHKTADQDFGLLQAVDERLAMYGWLTNTGVKFVIVVDMEGRPASALDTKAATAVGLRDADMKPAFRALQTAYIKLLRNPFYDPDEHSPVTANAEQRIGSTQITSRKFIQEVKKIAEAWSPGVTSI; encoded by the exons ATGTCAGGTCGT GTCCCATCCATTGCTTGCATAGGCGTAATCGGCAAGCAC AACAATCCACTGCATATATCACTCTTTCCAGCAGAAGAGCGGGCCCCGCTGGAATTTCAGTTCCTTCTCTCGTCATGCCTGGACATATTTGAAGCTCGTCTGCCTCACAAGACAGCAGACCAAGACTTTGGTCTTTTGCAAGCTGTCGATGAGAGATTAGCAATGTACGGATGGCTCACCAACACCGGGGTCAAGTTCGTTATTGTGGTTGACATGGAAGGGCGACCAGCTTCTGCACTTGACACCAAGGCCGCTACTGCGGTTGGGCTGCGAGATGCGGATATGAAGCCT GCATTCAGAGCATTACAGACGGCATATATCAAGTTGCTCCGGAATCC ATTCTACGACCCAGATGAGCACTCGCCAGTCACAGCAAACGCTGAGCAGAGGATTGGCTCAACTCAAATCACAAGTCGCAAGTTCATCCAAGAGGTCAAAAAGATTGCCGAAGCGTGGTCGCCGGGCGTTACGAGCATTTGA
- a CDS encoding ArgF, Ornithine carbamoyltransferase translates to MPAFRPSPAALRSLRRCYSTSPATPPTSPFAPRHLLSIADLTPAELTTLVQNAHKHKTAIKQTNEVPHSMRAALAGRTVAMTFSKRSTRTRVSTEGAIAAWGGSPMFLGKDDIQLGVNESLYDTSIVLSSMTAAIVARVGPHSDVADLARHSSVPVINALCDLYHPLQTIADLLTICEIYPSASSTSLGLEGLKIAWIGDANNVLFDLAIGAAKLGIDMAVATPVGYEIPKAMREVISHAAQTSPRAGKLIETNSPEEACKNADILVTDTWVSMGQEEETAKRLKAFEGFQITSEMAKRGGAKDNWSFMHCLPRHPEEVADEVFYGPRSVVFREAENRLWSAISVLEAFVVNKGKIQ, encoded by the exons ATGCCCGCCTTCCGCCCCTCTCCGGCAGCTCTGCGAAGCTTGCGCCGCTGCTACTCCACTTCACCAGCTACTCCTCCCACATCGCCCTTTGCGCCCCGACATCTTCTCTCCATAGCAGACCTCACACCTGCTGAGCTCACCACACTCGTCCAAAATGCACACAAACACAAGACCGCCATCAAGCAGACCAACGAGGTGCCGCATTCAATGCGCGCAGCGTTGGCGGGCAGGACTGTGGCCATGACGTTTAGCAAGCGGAGCACACGCACGAGGGTATCAACAGAGGGTGCCATTGCTGCCTGGGGAGGTTCGCCCATGTTTTTGGGAAAAGACGACATACAACTTGGT GTCAATGAGTCTCTCTACGACACCTCCATCGTCCTCTCCAGCATGACGGCTGCCATCGTCGCCCGTGTAGGCCCTCACTCCGACGTTGCCGACCTCGCAAGGCACTCGAGCGTCCCCGTCATCAACGCTCTCTGCGACCTCTACCACCCCCTCCAGACCATCGCCGACCTGCTCACCATCTGCGAAATCTACCCCTCCGCCTCGTCCACCTCGCTCGGCCTCGAGGGCCTCAAGATCGCATGGATCGGAGATGCAAACAACGTGCTATTTGACCTAGCCATTGGCGCAGCCAAACTAGGCATCGACATGGCCGTCGCGACCCCCGTAGGCTACGAGATCCCCAAGGCCATGCGCGAAGTCATTTCCCATGCTGCCCAGACATCGCCGCGAGCCGGCAAGCTCATCGAGACCAATTCGCCTGAAGAAGCGTGCAAGAACGCCGATATCCTTGTTACAGATACGTGGGTTTCCATGGGCCAGGAAGAGGAGACGGCGAAGCGCCTCAAGGCCTTTGAGGGCTTCCAGATCACATCTGAGATGGCCAAGCGCGGTGGCGCAAAGGACAACTGGAGCTTCATGCACTGCTTGCCCCGTCACCCAGAGGAGGTTGCTGACGAGGTCTTCTACGGTCCCAGGAGTGTCGTGTTCAGGGAGGCGGAGAACAGGCTGTGGTCTGCCATTTCCGTCTTGGAGGCCTTTGTCGTGAACAAGGGAAAGATCCAGTGA